The proteins below are encoded in one region of Scatophagus argus isolate fScaArg1 chromosome 24, fScaArg1.pri, whole genome shotgun sequence:
- the ackr3b gene encoding atypical chemokine receptor 3b: protein MSLSTNDLTELMELWAELNLTTAEHYNLSHVETLLCSGAVSHATFLQVLSILYIFMFLVGLAANSLVVWMNLRSVRNHYETHLYILNLAVADLCVVATLPVWVTSLLQGGRWPFGEAVCKLTHLVFSVNLFSSIFFLTCMSVDRYLSITLLADTPESHRKKAVRRLICILVWLLALVASTPDTYFLRAVKSSHHDGSVCRPVYPPDHPREWMVGIQLSFIVLGFAIPFPVIAVFYLLLAAAIPPNSDQERRDGRRIILTYIVVFLVCWLPFHAVLLLDTLSLLNLLPFSCQLENFLDVALHLTQCFSLVHCCINPVLYNFLNRNYRYDLMKAFIFKYSTRTGLARLIDGSHASETEYSGVATENSVMM, encoded by the coding sequence ATGAGTCTGAGCACAAACGACCTCACCGAGCTCATGGAGCTGTGGGCGGAGCTAAACCTGACCACCGCTGAACACTACAACCTCTCCCATGTGGAGACGCTGCTGTGTTCAGGTGCCGTCAGCCATGCCACCTTCCTGCAAGTCCTCTCCATCCTCTACATCTTCATGTTTCTGGTGGGCCTGGCTGCCAACAGCCTGGTGGTCTGGATGAACCTGCGCTCTGTCAGGAACCACTATGAGACGCACCTGTACATCCTGAACCTCGCTGTGGCCGACCTGTGCGTCGTGGCCACTCTGCCAGTGTGGGTGACCTCGCTGCTGCAGGGCGGTCGCTGGCCCTTTGGAGAGGCTGTTTGTAAACTTACTCATCTGGTCTTCAGCGTCAACCTCTTCAGCAGCATCTTCTTCCTCACCTGCATGAGTGTGGACCGCTACCTGTCCATCACACTGCTCGCCGACACCCCAGAGAGCCACAGGAAGAAGGCGGTGCGACGGCTAATCTGCATCCTGGTTTGGTTGCTAGCGCTGGTGGCGTCCACCCCTGACACCTACTTCCTGCGGGCGGTGAAGTCGTCACACCACGATGGCTCCGTGTGTCGGCCAGTGTATCCACCTGACCACCCTCGAGAGTGGATGGTGGGCATCCAGCTGAGCTTCATTGTGCTCGGTTTTGCTATCCCTTTCCCGGTCATCGCTGTCTTCTACCTGCTGCTGGCGGCGGCCATCCCTCCCAACTCGGATCAGGAGCGGCGCGACGGCCGCCGGATCATCCTCACCTACATTGTGGTCTTCCTGGTGTGCTGGCTGCCGTTCCATGCTGTTCTCCTGCTGGACACCCTGTCGCTACTCAACCTGCTTCCCTTCAGCTGCCAGCTGGAGAACTTCCTGGATGTGGCGCTGCACCTGACACAGTGCTTCTCACTGGTCCACTGTTGCATTAACCCAGTCCTGTACAACTTCCTCAACAGAAACTACCGCTATGACCTCATGAAGGCCTTTATATTCAAGTACTCCACCAGGACGGGGCTCGCTAGACTCATCGATGGTTCGCACGCCTCAGAGACTGAGTACTCGGGGGTGGCCACAGAAAACAGTGTTATGATGTGA